From Burkholderia sp. WP9, a single genomic window includes:
- a CDS encoding SDR family oxidoreductase, giving the protein MSVKDLFRLDGKVALITGGSRGLGLQMAEALGEMGCRVAITARKADELVEAKTHLQERGIEVHTVVNDLQRFEGIPGLVDEVLGVHESIDILVNNAGATWGAPAEDYPDEAWHKVMNLNVNAPFFLAREVGKRSMIPRRAGKIVNIASVAGLKGSPPGMNTIAYNTSKAAAINFTRALAAEWGKYNINVNAICPGFFPSKMSAGLLGKLEDSIVSRTPLQRLGGDEDLKGPIVFLASEASRHITGQDFAVDGGAIIV; this is encoded by the coding sequence AGGTTGCACTGATCACCGGAGGCTCTCGCGGACTGGGTCTGCAAATGGCCGAGGCACTCGGCGAAATGGGCTGCCGCGTCGCCATTACCGCGCGTAAGGCCGACGAACTCGTTGAAGCAAAAACGCATCTGCAAGAGCGCGGTATCGAAGTGCACACGGTGGTCAACGACCTGCAGCGCTTCGAGGGCATTCCCGGCCTCGTGGATGAAGTGCTGGGCGTGCATGAGAGTATCGATATTCTGGTCAACAACGCCGGCGCGACATGGGGCGCACCCGCCGAAGACTATCCCGACGAAGCGTGGCACAAGGTGATGAATCTGAACGTCAATGCACCGTTCTTTCTCGCGCGCGAAGTCGGCAAGCGCAGCATGATTCCGCGGCGCGCGGGCAAGATCGTCAATATCGCATCGGTAGCGGGGCTGAAGGGATCGCCGCCCGGCATGAACACGATTGCGTACAACACGTCGAAGGCCGCCGCGATCAATTTCACACGCGCGCTGGCTGCGGAATGGGGCAAGTACAACATCAATGTCAACGCGATCTGCCCGGGCTTTTTCCCTTCGAAAATGTCGGCGGGTCTGCTTGGCAAACTGGAAGACTCGATCGTTTCGCGCACGCCGTTGCAGCGCCTGGGTGGCGACGAAGATCTCAAAGGCCCGATCGTGTTTCTTGCGAGTGAAGCGTCGCGCCATATTACCGGTCAGGATTTCGCGGTGGACGGCGGCGCGATCATCGTCTAG